A segment of the Gemmatimonadales bacterium genome:
AACGGCGCGGCAAGGGCAGCTCCCGCGAGCAGTCGCCGTACGCCGAGATGTGCGCCGGCGTCCAGCTGGTCGTGGGCGAGAGCATCGAGCGCATCTACCACGAGAACTGCCAGAACCTCGGCGTCCTCACCAGCACCGATTTCTCGGTGCTCGAGCGGCTGAAGAGCGGCGAGCCGATCCCGCTTTCGGTGTTCATGCAGGGCGAGGGTGAGATCACCCGCGGCATCATCGAGTACGGAGGGCTGTTCAACTACAACGTGGCGCGCCTTCAGGGAATGGTGCGCGTCCCGCCGATCGCGACGCCGCGCCGCCCGATGACGATCGGCGAGAAGATCTTCGCGCGGCACTGGGTGGTGGACGCGGCGGCGGGGAAGATCGGGGTGCCCGCGGTGAGGCCGGGCGACGAGGGGTTCGTGGTCACCGACATCCGGTTCAGCCACGAGTACGTGACCCCCATGGCGGCGATCTTCTTCGAGCAGTTCGTCGGCGAGGACGAGCCGCTCAACGACCCGTCCTCGATCTTCTTCTTCCGCGACCACCTGACGTTTCTGGACCAGGCGATGCGCCCCGAGCATGTCGAGATGGGTCTGCTCGACGTCGCGGCCCAGCTCGAGAAGAAGCAGCGCGAGTTCGCCACGGCGAAGGGCGTGAAGCTTTACGGCCAGCTCGAGAAACGGCTCAACGTCATGGGAGCGCTCGCCGCCACGGGCTCCGAGGCGATATGTCACTCGAAGATCCTCGAGGCGCACGCGCTCCCGGGCCAGATAATCATCGGTAGCGACTCCCACACGCCGCACGCGGGCGCGGTGGGGTGCATAGCGTTCGGCGTCGGCACGACGGCGGTATTCAACAGTTGGATCACCAAGGACGTGAGGGTGCAGGTGCCGAAGTCGTTCCGGGTCACGGTCCGGGGGCGGAAGCCGGACAACGTGACCGCGAAGGACTTCATGCTCCAGATCCTTCGGCACCCGTACGTGAAGATCGGGGACGCCATCGGCCAGATCGTCGAGTACGCGGGCGACGCCGTAGAGGCGCTGAGCGTGGACGAGCGCGCCACCATGACCAACATGGCCGCGGAGGTGGGCGCGTTCACCGGCATCATCGCGCCGGACGGCAAGACGGTGGACTATCTGGTCGAGGCGCGCGGCTTGGACCGCGCCGAGGCCGAGCGCCTGTGCGAGGGCCTCGTCTCGGACCCCGGCGCCGAGTACGTCAAGGAGATCGACCTCGACGCGTCGACGCTCAAGCCGATGGTCGCGCTCCCCGGCGACCCGGGCAACGGCCTATACGTCGAGGAACTTGGCGGGCCGGTGAAGATCGACATCGCGTACGCCGGCTCCTGCACCGCCGGCAAACGCGAGGACATGGACATGTACGCGCGGGTCTTTCGGGAAGCGGTGGAGCGGGGAGTGAGGGTGGCGCCCTGGATACAGTGCTACATCCAGTGCGGCTCGCAGGACGTCTTCCGGTACTGCCAGGAGCGGGGTTACGACCAGGTGTTCCGCGAGGTGGGCGCGACGTTCATCGAGCCGTCGTGCGGAGCCTGCATCAACGCCGGACCGGGGGTCTCGCGCCAGAAGACCGACGTCACCATCTCGGCGATCAACCGCAACTTCCCGGGCCGCTCCGGGCCGGGCCAGCTCTATCTGGCCTCGCCGTACACGGTCGCCGCCTCGGCGCTGACGGGCTACATCACGGTGTGGGAGTCCGAGCGAGCTACCGCCCCGGTCTAGGCTGGCAGCGTCGCTCTGGCGCGGCCGCTGCGTTCATCGTAGTTATACGATATGGCTACCCTCGGCTTCGATCCCGGGCTGCGCGTGGCGAGGATGTGCAAGGCCCTCGGCCACCCCGCCCGCGTGGCCATCGTGCGGTACCTGAAGTCCCGGCGCGGCGCACCTACCTGCGGTGAGATCGTCTCGCAGCTACCGCTCTCCCAGTCCACGGTCTCCCAGCATCTGCGCGTGTTGCGGGACGCGGGCTTCGTCACCGCCCAGGACGAG
Coding sequences within it:
- a CDS encoding metalloregulator ArsR/SmtB family transcription factor, with the protein product MATLGFDPGLRVARMCKALGHPARVAIVRYLKSRRGAPTCGEIVSQLPLSQSTVSQHLRVLRDAGFVTAQDEPPRVRYRLELPALDEFRRAVGSL
- a CDS encoding aconitase family protein, with amino-acid sequence MARRPDQVHLSGRILFLCDDADLVTRQLAGEDLEWTPAMRLRDNISTDEITPAYICYYFDETLGEFPYLGLKAGDQFPITRGSVKRGGFVASVAGKRRGKGSSREQSPYAEMCAGVQLVVGESIERIYHENCQNLGVLTSTDFSVLERLKSGEPIPLSVFMQGEGEITRGIIEYGGLFNYNVARLQGMVRVPPIATPRRPMTIGEKIFARHWVVDAAAGKIGVPAVRPGDEGFVVTDIRFSHEYVTPMAAIFFEQFVGEDEPLNDPSSIFFFRDHLTFLDQAMRPEHVEMGLLDVAAQLEKKQREFATAKGVKLYGQLEKRLNVMGALAATGSEAICHSKILEAHALPGQIIIGSDSHTPHAGAVGCIAFGVGTTAVFNSWITKDVRVQVPKSFRVTVRGRKPDNVTAKDFMLQILRHPYVKIGDAIGQIVEYAGDAVEALSVDERATMTNMAAEVGAFTGIIAPDGKTVDYLVEARGLDRAEAERLCEGLVSDPGAEYVKEIDLDASTLKPMVALPGDPGNGLYVEELGGPVKIDIAYAGSCTAGKREDMDMYARVFREAVERGVRVAPWIQCYIQCGSQDVFRYCQERGYDQVFREVGATFIEPSCGACINAGPGVSRQKTDVTISAINRNFPGRSGPGQLYLASPYTVAASALTGYITVWESERATAPV